The following proteins are co-located in the Trichormus variabilis 0441 genome:
- a CDS encoding PH domain-containing protein: MGIREEVYYEGGPHIGDLILNILVGLTVVGIPLAVGAIVRALWLRYRITDRRISVMGGWMGRDRSDVIYSEITKIVKVPRGLGIWGDMVVTLRNGSRLELRAVPNFREVYDYINDKIAARNPQYTAK, encoded by the coding sequence ATGGGCATTCGTGAAGAAGTTTATTATGAAGGCGGCCCCCACATTGGGGATCTAATTTTGAATATACTAGTTGGACTAACTGTTGTAGGTATTCCCTTAGCAGTTGGAGCAATTGTGAGAGCATTATGGTTACGCTACCGCATCACCGATCGCAGAATATCTGTAATGGGTGGTTGGATGGGACGCGATCGCTCAGACGTAATTTATTCAGAAATTACCAAGATAGTCAAAGTTCCCCGTGGTCTTGGGATTTGGGGAGATATGGTAGTTACTTTAAGAAACGGTAGTCGTTTAGAACTGCGGGCTGTTCCCAATTTCCGCGAAGTTTATGACTACATTAATGACAAAATTGCTGCCAGAAATCCTCAATATACTGCGAAGTAG
- the yidC gene encoding membrane protein insertase YidC, with the protein MDFGIGFLSNNVMLPIIDFFYSVVPSYGLAIVALTLIIRFALYPLSAGQIRNMRKMRIVQPLMQKRMAEIKERYKDDPQKQQEEMMNVQKEFGNPLAGCLPLLLQMPVLLALFATLRGSPFAGVNYSVNLQIFPSEQIERIQPQAFATPPQNIYIADGEHTKVTAILPGGNKLAVGEKTKIQYQTLEGKPFPVLLAEHPESKLSPEWKITKGEDRIKIDAEGNIEALQPGDVTIQGTIPGLAADKGFLFIDALGRVGAIDPDNTIHWDIVGMIVFFGISLYFSQMLSGQNSSGGNPQQDTVNKITPVIFSGMFLFFPLPAGVLMYMVIGNVFQTLQTYILSREPLPEEIQKIVETQEKQAQAEQKTLPFEPKSSKKKTTG; encoded by the coding sequence ATGGATTTTGGTATCGGGTTTCTCTCGAACAACGTCATGTTGCCGATCATAGACTTTTTCTATAGCGTTGTGCCGAGCTATGGATTGGCGATCGTTGCCTTAACATTGATAATCCGCTTCGCGCTCTATCCCCTGAGTGCTGGTCAAATTCGCAATATGCGGAAAATGCGAATTGTGCAACCCCTCATGCAAAAGCGGATGGCAGAAATTAAAGAGCGCTATAAGGATGATCCGCAAAAGCAGCAAGAAGAAATGATGAACGTCCAAAAGGAGTTTGGCAACCCCTTAGCCGGATGTTTGCCGTTACTGCTGCAAATGCCAGTCCTGTTGGCTCTGTTTGCCACTTTGCGGGGTTCACCATTTGCTGGAGTTAATTACTCTGTTAACCTGCAAATCTTCCCCTCTGAGCAAATCGAACGTATCCAACCTCAAGCATTCGCCACTCCCCCCCAAAATATTTACATTGCCGATGGGGAGCATACCAAAGTTACAGCCATCCTCCCTGGTGGTAATAAGTTAGCGGTAGGCGAAAAAACTAAAATTCAATATCAGACCCTAGAGGGTAAACCATTCCCAGTTCTACTGGCCGAACACCCAGAGAGTAAACTGTCGCCTGAATGGAAAATTACCAAGGGTGAAGACCGAATTAAAATCGATGCCGAGGGCAATATAGAAGCCTTACAGCCAGGAGATGTCACCATTCAAGGTACAATTCCCGGACTAGCGGCAGATAAAGGATTTTTATTCATTGATGCTTTAGGTAGAGTAGGCGCAATCGACCCAGATAACACCATCCACTGGGATATCGTGGGAATGATCGTCTTCTTTGGTATCAGCCTGTACTTTAGCCAAATGCTTTCTGGGCAAAATTCTAGCGGTGGGAATCCTCAACAGGATACGGTCAACAAAATCACTCCCGTGATCTTTTCTGGGATGTTTTTGTTCTTCCCTCTGCCGGCTGGTGTACTCATGTACATGGTGATTGGTAACGTTTTCCAAACCTTACAAACCTATATCCTCTCCCGCGAACCTTTACCAGAGGAAATACAAAAAATTGTAGAAACTCAGGAAAAACAAGCGCAGGCTGAACAAAAGACATTACCTTTTGAGCCAAAAAGTTCCAAGAAAAAGACCACAGGTTAA